Sequence from the Candidatus Cybelea sp. genome:
ATTGCTGACAACGGCGAGGGGCAGCCCGGCAGCGCGCAGCCGGTCGAGCAGTGCCCGCGCTTCGGGTGCGGGCTCGACGCGTTCGGGATCGCCGTTAAAGGGGACGTCGACGACGATCGTCTCATCGCGATCGAAGAGAACCGCACAGGGTTTTACCACTAAGGCGAAACCGGAACGTAGACCTCTGCGCCCTGTTCCAAAAACTCGCGAGACTTTTCGGCCATTCCGCTTTGCGCGTATTCGCGAACCTCTTGCGTAATCTTCATCGAGCAGAAATGTGGTCCGCACATCGAGCAGAAGTGCGCGACCTTCGCGCCCGGCGCGGGCAGCGTCTCGTCGTGAAACTCCCGCGCGGTCTGCGGATCGAGCGAGAGATCGAACTGGTCCTGCCAGCGAAACTCGAAGCGCGCCTTCGAGAGCACGTCGTCCCAATGCGCGGCGCCCCGGTGCCCCTTCGCGAGATCGGCGGCGTGCGCGGCGATCTTGTAGGCGATCACTCCGTCCTTCACGTCCTTCTTGTTCGGAAGGCCGAGGTGTTCTTTCGGAGTGACGTAGCAGAGCATCGCGGTGCCGTACCAGCCGATCATCGCCGCTCCGATGGCGCTGGTGATGTGATCGTAGCCGGGAGCGATGTCGGTAACGAGCGGCCCGAGCGTATAGAACGGCGCCTCCTTGCAGACCTCGAGCTGTTTGCGCACGTTCTCCTCGATCAGGTGCATCGGCACGTGTCCCGGTCCTTCGATCATCACCTGCACGTCGTGCTTCCAGGCGACCGAGGTTAGCTCGCCGAGCGTTTCCAGCTCTCCGAATTGCGCCGCGTCGTTTGCGTCGGCCGTGCAGCCCGGGCGCAGCCCGTCGCCGAGCGAGAACGCGACGTCGTAGGCCTTCATGATCTCGCAGATATCTTCGAAGTGCTCGTAGAGAAAGTTCTCCCGGTGGTGTGCGAGGCACCACTTCGCGAGAATGGAACCGCCGCGTGAAACGATGCCGGTAATTCGATTGGCGGTGAGCGGGACGTAACGCAGCAGCACGCCGGCGTGAATCGTGAAATAGTCGACGCCTTGCTCGGCCTGCTCCACCAGGGTGTCGCGAAAGAGCTCCCACGTCAGCTCCTCGGCTTTGCCGCCGACTTTTTCGAGCGCCTGGTAGATCGGCACGGTTCCGATCGGCACCGGCGAGTTGCGCAGAATCCACTCACGCGTCTCGTGAATGTTTTTGCCCGTCGAGAGGTCCATCACGGTGTCGGCGCCCCAACGCGTGGCCCAGGTCATCTTTTCGACCTCCTCGTCGATCGATGAGCTCACCGCGGAGTTGCCGATGTTCGCGTTGATTTTCACGAGAAAGTTGCGGCCGATGATCATCGGCTCGCTCTCGGGGTGATTGACGTTGCAGGGAATGATCGCTCGCCCGCGAGCGATTTCGCCGCGGACGAAATCCGGTTCGACGGTTTCCCGCAGCGCGACGAACTCCATCTCGGGCGTAATCTCCCCCCGCCTCGCGTAGTGCATCTGCGTGACGTTACCCCTGGGCTTCGCTCGCTTCGGGCGACGCGGAGCCGGGAACCGCAGCTCGTCGAGCTCCGGCATCGCGTCGCGGCCGCGGCGATAGAGCGAGGAGGGCCGCTCGAGGTCGACGGTATCGCCGCGAGCGGCGATCCATGGCTCTCGTAAAGTCGCTAAGCCGCCCCGAATATCGATCTCGCTTTGCGGATCCGTGTACGGCCCACTGGTATCGTACACCGTGTGCACGGTGCCGTCGGTCAGCGCGATCGCGCGCCGGGGAACTCGAATCGACGGGTCGTCCCCGCTAACGTAAACCTTCATTAAATCCTCCCTACGCCGGCATTACCCGGATCAGGTCGCTTGCGGTCGGCGGAGCTCGTCCGCCCTCTCAGCCAATGCAGCTCCCGCTGCTTCTTAGTTTATCCGCTCGGCGTCAGCCTCATGCGCGGAGCGCGGATTTTGTGCGGCGGCTGGGCAGGGCGCGGCGAGCACTCGGCGGGCAGCACCCACGCCGAAAGGGATTGGCCTGCGGCGGGGAATGGAGCGCAACGATGACGACGTTCGGCGTAGATCCCGATCCGCAGGAAACCCGTGAATGGCTCGAAGCGATGCGCGGCGTGCTCGCCGTCGAGGGGCAGGACCGCGCGCGGCAACTGATCGCGGCGGTCGTCGACGAAGCACAGCGTGGCGGCGCCCACGTATCGCTCGGCCTTACGACCCCTTACGTGAATACGATCCCCGTCGACAAGCAGCCGGCGATGCCCGGCGATCGCGAGCTCGAGGCGCGTCTGCGGCACATCGTTCGCTGGAACGCGCTCGCCACGGTCGTGCGCGCGAACAAAGTCAGCTCCGAGCTCGGCGGCCACGTGGCGAGCTTCGCTTCGGCGGCGACGCTCTACGACGTCGGCTTCAACCACTTCTTCCGCGCGCCGAGCGAGGACGCCGGCGGCGACCTCGTTTTCTTTCAAGGGCACTCCTCACCAGGCGTGTACGCGCGAGCATTTCTCGAAGGGCGCATCAGCGAAACGCAACTCGAACACTTCCGCCAAGAGGTAAGCGGAGAGGGCCTCTCTTCGTATCCGCACCCGTGGCTAATGCCGGACTTCTGGCAGTTCCCGACGGTATCGATGGGCTTGGGCCCGATCATGTCGATCTACCAGGCGCGCTTCATGCGATATTTGCACGATCGCGGGCTGCGAGACGCCAGCGGCCGCAAGGTGTGGGCCTTCGTCGGCGACGGCGAGATGGACGAACCCGAATCGCTCGGGGCGATCTCGCTTGCCGGACGCGAGAAGCTCGACGACCTTATCTGGGTCGTCAACGCCAACCTGCAGCGGCTCGACGGTCCGGTCCGCGGTAACGGAAAGATCATTCAGGAGCTCGAGGGCGTTTTCAAGGGCGCCGGGTGGAACGTCATCAAGGTCATTTGGGGGAGCCGCTGGGATCAGCTTCTGCGCACCGACGCTAACGGCCGGCTCGTGCAGCTGATGACGGAATGCGTCGACGGCGACTATCAAACGTTCAAATCACGCAATGGCAAGTACGTTCGGGACGAATTTTTCGGCCGTTATCCGGAGACCGCAGCGATGGTCGAGGGGTGGACCGACGACGAGATCTGGGCGCTGCAGCGCGGCGGCCACGATTCAATAAAGGTCTACGCCGCCTATAAGGCGGCCTGCGAACACCGCGGCGCGCCGACGGTCGTGCTGGCAAAGACGATCAAAGGCTACGGGATGGGCGAGGCGGGCGAAGCGCAAAATATCGCGCACCAAGCCAAAAAGATGGAGATCGAAGCGATGCGCACCTTCCGCGACCGCTTCGACCTGCCGATTTCAGACGAAGCCATCGCCGGCGAGAAGGTTCCGTTCTACAAGCCCCCCGAGGACTCGGCGGAGATGCGCTACCTGCGCGAACGAACTGCGGCGTTGGGAAGTGTACCGCAGCG
This genomic interval carries:
- the thiC gene encoding phosphomethylpyrimidine synthase ThiC, producing the protein MKVYVSGDDPSIRVPRRAIALTDGTVHTVYDTSGPYTDPQSEIDIRGGLATLREPWIAARGDTVDLERPSSLYRRGRDAMPELDELRFPAPRRPKRAKPRGNVTQMHYARRGEITPEMEFVALRETVEPDFVRGEIARGRAIIPCNVNHPESEPMIIGRNFLVKINANIGNSAVSSSIDEEVEKMTWATRWGADTVMDLSTGKNIHETREWILRNSPVPIGTVPIYQALEKVGGKAEELTWELFRDTLVEQAEQGVDYFTIHAGVLLRYVPLTANRITGIVSRGGSILAKWCLAHHRENFLYEHFEDICEIMKAYDVAFSLGDGLRPGCTADANDAAQFGELETLGELTSVAWKHDVQVMIEGPGHVPMHLIEENVRKQLEVCKEAPFYTLGPLVTDIAPGYDHITSAIGAAMIGWYGTAMLCYVTPKEHLGLPNKKDVKDGVIAYKIAAHAADLAKGHRGAAHWDDVLSKARFEFRWQDQFDLSLDPQTAREFHDETLPAPGAKVAHFCSMCGPHFCSMKITQEVREYAQSGMAEKSREFLEQGAEVYVPVSP
- the aceE gene encoding pyruvate dehydrogenase (acetyl-transferring), homodimeric type; this translates as MTTFGVDPDPQETREWLEAMRGVLAVEGQDRARQLIAAVVDEAQRGGAHVSLGLTTPYVNTIPVDKQPAMPGDRELEARLRHIVRWNALATVVRANKVSSELGGHVASFASAATLYDVGFNHFFRAPSEDAGGDLVFFQGHSSPGVYARAFLEGRISETQLEHFRQEVSGEGLSSYPHPWLMPDFWQFPTVSMGLGPIMSIYQARFMRYLHDRGLRDASGRKVWAFVGDGEMDEPESLGAISLAGREKLDDLIWVVNANLQRLDGPVRGNGKIIQELEGVFKGAGWNVIKVIWGSRWDQLLRTDANGRLVQLMTECVDGDYQTFKSRNGKYVRDEFFGRYPETAAMVEGWTDDEIWALQRGGHDSIKVYAAYKAACEHRGAPTVVLAKTIKGYGMGEAGEAQNIAHQAKKMEIEAMRTFRDRFDLPISDEAIAGEKVPFYKPPEDSAEMRYLRERTAALGSVPQRRRRSVSLAVPELSAFDAQLQGTGDRSISTTMAFVRVLNTIARDREIGPRVVPIVADESRTFGMEGMFRQLGIYSSVGQLYHPQDAEQLMWYREDKLGQILQEGINEAGALSSWIAAGTSYSNHNLPMIPFYIFYSMFGFQRVGDLTWAAGDSRTRGFLLGATSGRTTLNGEGLQHEDGSSQVAASFVPNCRSYDPTYAYEVAVIIQDGLRRMLVEQEDVYYYITLLNENYQHPAMPPDARDGILRGMYLLADAGKPDRKAPRVQLFGSGAILREVLAASELLAADWNVRSDVWAVTSFNALQRDGVAAHRWNMLHPQEKPRLSFVEERLRERGGPGIAATDYIRTFAEQIHPFVASSGPAQPRRYVALGTDGYGRSDFRRRLRSFFEVDRHFVTIAALRALADEGTLSPATIEKAIKKYEIDPNKPNPIDV